The Bacteroidota bacterium genome includes a region encoding these proteins:
- a CDS encoding LLM class flavin-dependent oxidoreductase, whose protein sequence is MEIGIDSFASATLTADDNIGKQRTQALAELLERIEFADKCGLDLFGIGEHHRKEFLDSAPAMILAAAAARTKNIRLTSAVTVLSAADPVRVFQNFATLDLISNGRAEMVVGRGSFTEAFPLFGYQLNDYDELFAEKLELLLSIRENEVVNWSGKFRPALRNQAIYPRPLQDPFPIWLGVGGTPESFIRAGSLGLPLMVAIIGGETHRFKPLIDLYREAGKIAGFKPEQLKVGLHSLGYVGNSSEEAIADYYPGYAETFTRIGRERGWPPVTRNRFDAQNGKTGALLVGDPQEVAEKILRHSEALGGISRFTFQMDNAALSHEKLLHSINLIGEIVSPIVNK, encoded by the coding sequence ATGGAAATTGGAATCGACAGTTTCGCTTCGGCAACTTTAACAGCGGACGACAACATTGGAAAACAACGCACTCAAGCTCTGGCTGAATTATTGGAGAGAATTGAATTTGCCGATAAATGCGGATTAGACCTATTCGGTATTGGTGAACACCACCGCAAAGAATTTCTCGACTCTGCTCCCGCCATGATACTTGCAGCGGCTGCCGCACGCACAAAAAATATCAGGCTCACAAGTGCAGTTACAGTTTTGAGCGCTGCTGATCCTGTTCGTGTATTTCAAAATTTTGCGACTCTGGACCTAATCTCCAATGGAAGAGCAGAAATGGTGGTTGGTCGCGGTTCCTTTACAGAGGCATTTCCCTTGTTCGGATATCAATTAAATGACTATGACGAATTATTTGCCGAAAAACTGGAATTACTATTAAGTATTCGCGAGAATGAAGTGGTGAACTGGTCGGGAAAATTTAGACCTGCGTTGAGAAATCAGGCAATTTATCCACGTCCATTACAAGATCCATTTCCGATCTGGTTGGGTGTTGGCGGCACTCCGGAATCATTTATCCGTGCAGGGTCTTTAGGATTACCTTTAATGGTCGCAATTATTGGCGGAGAAACGCATAGATTTAAACCACTGATAGATCTTTATCGCGAAGCGGGAAAAATTGCAGGCTTTAAGCCCGAACAATTAAAAGTAGGATTACATTCTTTGGGATATGTTGGAAATTCATCGGAAGAAGCTATTGCGGATTATTATCCGGGTTATGCTGAAACCTTTACTCGAATTGGAAGAGAACGCGGATGGCCACCAGTTACCAGAAACAGATTTGATGCACAAAATGGTAAAACGGGTGCCTTACTTGTAGGCGATCCACAGGAGGTTGCAGAAAAAATATTGCGTCACAGTGAAGCACTGGGTGGAATATCGAGATTTACTTTTCAAATGGATAATGCAGCTTTATCTCATGAAAAATTATTGCACTCAATAAATTTAATTGGCGAAATTGTTTCTCCTATTGTAAATAAATAA
- a CDS encoding helix-turn-helix domain-containing protein → MIYEIYTPQFPLNQFVESFIYYTNFNPAHSVDRFLPDGNINVVIDLTDYPKFIYDNHTLKEIQSCKNVWFSGIRNKFITIPSGRDSEMFIINFHKGKAYPFVEMPLYELTDCVVDGELVLTNEILNIRERLLGINNILLKFNCVEQQLLKVFGKKMHLNPFVDFAVGEILRNPNIATIEKIADKVGYSHKHLINIFKENVGLTPKSFLKVIRFQKAITEIEKSARANWTGIAFESGYFDQAHFINDFKNFSGFTPTQFLQLNNAYTNYIAVG, encoded by the coding sequence ATGATATATGAAATTTATACACCACAATTTCCGCTCAATCAATTTGTGGAGAGTTTTATTTATTATACAAATTTTAATCCAGCGCACAGCGTAGATCGTTTTTTGCCTGATGGCAATATCAATGTTGTTATTGACCTTACCGATTATCCAAAATTTATTTACGACAATCACACCTTAAAAGAAATACAATCCTGCAAAAATGTTTGGTTCTCCGGAATACGCAATAAATTCATTACAATACCGTCTGGTCGCGACAGTGAAATGTTTATTATCAATTTTCATAAGGGAAAAGCATACCCCTTTGTTGAAATGCCGCTGTATGAGCTCACCGATTGTGTTGTTGATGGTGAATTGGTGCTTACCAATGAAATATTGAATATACGGGAACGTTTACTCGGGATAAACAACATCCTGCTAAAATTTAATTGTGTGGAGCAACAACTTTTGAAGGTGTTTGGTAAAAAAATGCACCTAAATCCTTTTGTTGATTTTGCAGTTGGAGAAATTCTGCGTAATCCCAATATCGCAACAATAGAAAAAATTGCAGATAAGGTCGGTTATTCGCACAAACACCTAATCAATATATTTAAAGAAAATGTAGGATTAACACCAAAGTCATTCCTCAAAGTTATTCGATTTCAAAAGGCAATAACGGAAATTGAAAAAAGTGCCAGGGCGAATTGGACAGGCATAGCTTTTGAAAGCGGTTACTTCGACCAGGCACATTTTATTAACGATTTTAAAAACTTCTCCGGATTTACTCCAACGCAGTTTTTACAATTGAATAATGCCTATACTAACTATATTGCTGTAGGCTGA
- a CDS encoding DUF4287 domain-containing protein has product MAKTSGELEKEFIDSAKEKTGNSISEWLKIVKNSGIEKRNDLLEWLKKGHGLNHMQAQFIIGMHFNNGNPVYVDENVLLENQFIKCPDIRPLFDAISEKIVSNFQGTTLIPKKTYLSFTAVKEFAAINVKPGEIRLGMDLGDRPFDEKIQKTKMTGPMPRISHMAIIHDIKEFDNIVFDLIKLSYERSHKK; this is encoded by the coding sequence ATGGCTAAAACATCAGGAGAACTGGAAAAAGAATTTATTGATTCCGCAAAGGAGAAAACAGGAAATTCTATATCCGAATGGCTTAAAATTGTAAAGAATTCCGGGATTGAAAAACGAAACGACCTGCTGGAATGGCTCAAAAAAGGGCATGGTTTAAATCATATGCAGGCGCAATTTATTATTGGAATGCATTTCAATAATGGGAATCCGGTGTATGTTGATGAGAATGTCCTCCTGGAAAATCAATTTATAAAATGCCCTGATATCCGACCACTTTTTGATGCCATCTCAGAAAAAATAGTATCTAATTTTCAGGGCACAACACTCATCCCCAAAAAAACTTATTTATCATTTACTGCAGTAAAAGAATTTGCTGCAATAAATGTAAAACCGGGTGAAATTCGCCTGGGTATGGATCTGGGTGACAGGCCCTTCGATGAAAAGATCCAGAAAACAAAGATGACAGGTCCAATGCCACGCATATCACACATGGCAATAATACATGATATTAAAGAATTTGATAATATTGTATTCGATCTGATCAAACTTTCTTACGAACGAAGTCATAAAAAATGA
- a CDS encoding DUF1801 domain-containing protein, protein MTFENYLETIADDRKEAMKKLRQTIVKNLPKGFKETFSNFGIGYCVPFSIYPEGYHCDPTTPLPFMNVASQKNFIALYHMGIYGDKKLSDWFIKEYPKHNKTKLDMGKSCIRFKKIDQIPFELIAELTQKISVEDWITNYEKNLKRN, encoded by the coding sequence ATGACTTTTGAAAATTACCTGGAAACCATTGCTGATGATCGCAAAGAAGCAATGAAAAAATTGAGACAAACTATTGTAAAAAATTTACCTAAAGGATTTAAGGAAACTTTCAGCAACTTTGGTATTGGATATTGTGTACCTTTTTCCATTTATCCCGAAGGTTATCATTGCGATCCTACAACTCCTCTCCCTTTTATGAATGTAGCTTCTCAGAAAAATTTTATAGCTTTATATCACATGGGTATTTATGGAGATAAAAAATTGTCGGATTGGTTTATCAAGGAATATCCCAAACACAACAAAACCAAACTCGATATGGGAAAAAGTTGTATCCGATTTAAAAAGATCGATCAGATACCATTCGAATTAATTGCCGAACTAACACAAAAAATATCCGTTGAGGATTGGATTACAAATTACGAAAAAAATCTTAAAAGAAACTAA
- a CDS encoding DUF4199 domain-containing protein translates to MQNIKIEIKWALIFILMTLVWMLLEKLAGLHSTHIDKHAIVTNLIAIPAVGIYLFALLEKRNRFYKGVMTYKQGFVCGLIITIIITVFSPLTQFITSTIITPEYFPNVIKYAVAEGEMTQTEAENYFNLKNYIIQGLIGAFAMGILTTAIIAFFVRTKKSN, encoded by the coding sequence ATGCAAAATATTAAAATTGAAATTAAATGGGCCCTTATATTTATTTTAATGACCTTGGTCTGGATGTTACTGGAAAAATTAGCCGGTCTGCACAGTACACATATAGATAAACACGCTATAGTAACCAATCTGATAGCGATACCCGCAGTTGGAATATATCTGTTTGCCTTGCTGGAAAAAAGAAATCGATTTTACAAAGGTGTTATGACCTATAAACAAGGATTTGTTTGCGGGTTGATCATCACTATAATCATTACAGTTTTCAGTCCCTTGACTCAATTTATAACCTCCACCATTATAACGCCTGAGTATTTTCCAAATGTGATAAAATATGCTGTGGCTGAGGGAGAGATGACGCAAACAGAAGCCGAAAATTATTTCAATCTTAAAAATTATATCATTCAGGGATTAATAGGAGCATTTGCAATGGGAATATTAACAACGGCTATCATTGCTTTTTTTGTGAGGACAAAAAAGTCCAATTAA
- a CDS encoding DUF1761 domain-containing protein yields MDEIHINHLAVITCAVLNLALGAIWYSPLLFYKAWMQENKFTEEDIKKVNPGKTYSLTLLFSLIISYNMAFFLGNAETDYIWGATAGFLAGFGFSALIFTIVALFEQRSWKYILINGGYITIYFTLVGFILGIWR; encoded by the coding sequence ATGGACGAAATACACATTAATCATTTAGCTGTAATTACCTGTGCAGTGCTGAATTTAGCCCTTGGAGCAATTTGGTATTCTCCTCTCCTGTTCTACAAAGCATGGATGCAGGAAAATAAATTTACAGAAGAGGATATTAAAAAAGTAAACCCTGGTAAAACCTATAGCCTAACCCTGCTATTTTCTTTGATCATTAGTTATAACATGGCATTTTTTTTAGGGAATGCGGAAACCGATTATATTTGGGGCGCCACAGCGGGGTTTCTTGCGGGATTTGGATTTTCTGCACTTATATTTACCATTGTTGCCCTTTTTGAACAACGCAGTTGGAAATACATCCTCATAAATGGTGGATATATCACGATCTATTTTACTTTGGTTGGATTTATTTTAGGAATTTGGAGATAA